One genomic region from Antedon mediterranea chromosome 3, ecAntMedi1.1, whole genome shotgun sequence encodes:
- the LOC140044542 gene encoding CD166 antigen homolog, whose product MSNSVLKHLASLKLLLLFLIIDVKFSESGSPPNPSIQTVPQRMTEGNEGDEVTIFCTVKNLGIYNVSWLRDAQRITLNKVVLVDKSYYEILNHGENDFALKIEPVRRDDDRWDYKCAVFDNDVMITTHTLPAKVKVLEVPKSKYPICDPIKSGYIENSVVRVTCRGETIQPKVKLEWTKNGTTLEGTSDLDKNRKEDLLNYTFVAQQNDSGALLKCSMFVKITGKTMFCSPGQLNVLYKPKITIHVPDSLPVNKEAVYICLSNANPQTHTHKWNIPDHLKSDPFQPNQAVLRITPTINDNMTEIACTATNSIGSATKKITLNLQKSESSTNTRESKPSVNNENTDSSTVSLFAIVLVAVGCSSLILLLMVIPVCYYYTCQRQEEGLYMPRRPPIMLQPDVYSEPKDMAFSSDPNENRTLPMIPSRTVHGKWKRSVGVQVPLEIEIEDVYAHVEGEGGALNISRSRSTKSEYV is encoded by the coding sequence ATGTCTAACTCTGTACTGAAACACTTGGCTAGTCTAAAACTTCTACTACTTTTTCTCATTATTGATGTCAAATTTTCGGAAAGTGGGTCACCACCGAACCCATCCATACAAACTGTTCCACAAAGAATGACGGAGGGAAATGAGGGCGATGAAGTAACCATTTTCTGCACGGTTAAGAACCTTGGTATATACAATGTATCCTGGTTAAGAGATGCGCAAAGGATCACCTTAAATAAAGTGGTACTCGTCGACAAATCTTATTATGAGATTCTGAATCACGGGGAAAACGATTTCGCCCTGAAGATTGAACCTGTTAGACGCGACGACGATAGATGGGATTACAAATGCGCAGTATTTGACAATGATGTAATGATTACTACTCATACTCTTCCAGCTAAGGTTAAGGTTTTAGAAGTTCCAAAATCTAAGTATCCTATATGTGATCCGATCAAAAGTGGATACATTGAAAACTCTGTGGTTAGGGTGACATGCCGAGGCGAGACCATTCAACCAAAAGTTAAACTCGAATGGACTAAAAATGGAACAACATTAGAGGGAACTAGCGATTTAGATAAAAATAGAAAGGAGGACttattaaattatacatttGTTGCCCAACAAAATGACAGTGGTGCTTTATTGAAATGCAGCATGTTCGTTAAGATAACGGGTAAAACAATGTTTTGCAGTCCTGGACAATTAAATGTATTGTACAAACCAAAAATAACAATTCATGTGCCTGATAGCTTACCAGTCAATAAAGAAGCAGTATATATATGCCTCTCTAATGCAAACCCACAGACCCACACCCACAAGTGGAATATCCCAGACCATCTAAAGAGTGACCCGTTTCAACCTAATCAAGCCGTGTTACGTATTACTCCAACAATCAACGACAATATGACAGAAATTGCTTGTACTGCGACAAATTCAATCGGTAGTGCCACCAAAAAAATTACACTTAACCTTCAGAAGTCGGAATCATCGACAAATACTCGCGAATCAAAACCAAGCGTGAACAATGAGAATACGGACAGTAGTACGGTTTCGTTGTTTGCTATTGTATTAGTAGCGGTTGGTTGTTCTAGTTTGATTTTGCTGTTAATGGTTATTCctgtatgttattattatacttgtCAGAGGCAAGAAGAAGGCTTGTACATGCCACGGAGACCTCCGATAATGCTTCAACCAGATGTTTATTCAGAGCCTAAAGATATGGCTTTTTCATCAGACCCAAATGAAAATAGAACACTTCCAATGATACCGTCAAGAACGGTTCATGGAAAGTGGAAGCGATCGGTCGGAGTACAAGTGCCATTAGAAATAGAAATAGAAGATGTATACGCACATGTGGAAGGAGAAGGGGGAGCGTTGAACATCTCTAGGAGCAGGTCAACTAAATCtgaatatgtttaa
- the LOC140044543 gene encoding cell adhesion molecule 3-like, protein MEVGGQKNKNRTWILFNFIIIMNYIGSAFMQQFKTEPTDIRVDVGESANLYCQAQELTDGQTLGWMRDQERITKNTRLLVDLNHLRVRLDIFGYILAFNVTRPSDANRYACAIFEEGTIYPIYKSDYAELEVWQKPSLNYPECSSSSKDYRFIEGSRVILNCIAEFLMPSVTLQWFYNGEPVDFGSINVNNDLEFVQSRFSFEVTKIHNLAEFTCRLTTEFDTNIVQICTAGPLEIDFLPTVHIEPVFATAGDQVYMFCNSTGNPEPFIHTWHFDPDIEQELYDIDPSGRNLRLYSPRTRMNGTIIECVAYNTAGYAKDQSILIVQGIDPPEDEFKRNGKVTPVESGNDDNFSSIETNTVAIIFLIVGIFSVIIVFFAVIPVCFRPACREVMDVNGHKIPQPDVYFEPKDRVLPPVPSEEQYASWRRSVAVQVSDTGGDLDSTYAEVMEEIEDKELSIIYSRKSIYI, encoded by the coding sequence atggaaGTCGGCGgtcagaaaaataaaaacagaacttggattttatttaatttcattataattatgaactacATAGGAAGCGCTTTtatgcaacaatttaaaacagaACCAACCGACATCCGTGTAGATGTTGGTGAATCAGCAAATCTGTACTGCCAAGCCCAAGAACTGACGGACGGACAGACTCTCGGATGGATGCGGGATCAAGAACGCATCACAAAAAATACCAGGTTATTGGTAGATTTAAACCACTTGAGGGTTCGTCTGGACATCTTTGGGTACATCCTCGCATTCAACGTCACAAGACCTTCAGATGCAAATAGATATGCATGCGCAATATTTGAAGAAGGAACAATTTATCCAATTTATAAATCTGATTATGCAGAACTTGAAGTTTGGCAAAAGCCAAGCCTCAATTACCCAGAATGCAGTTCATCATCCAAAGATTATCGGTTTATTGAAGGGTCAAGGGTCATTTTAAACTGTATAGCTGAGTTCTTGATGCCCTCTGTCACTTTACAGTGGTTTTATAATGGAGAACCTGTAGACTTTGGAtcaataaatgttaataatgattTGGAATTTGTTCAGTCACGATTTTCGTTTGAAGTTACCAAAATTCATAATCTTGCAGAGTTTACATGTAGGTTAACCACAGAATTTGATACAAACATTGTACAAATTTGTACGGCAGGTCCGTTGGAAATAGACTTTCTACCGACGGTCCACATTGAGCCTGTGTTCGCAACGGCTGGAGATCAAGTCTACATGTTCTGCAACTCCACAGGAAATCCAGAACCATTTATTCACACGTGGCATTTTGATCCCGATATCGAGCAAGAACTCTACGATATCGATCCCTCTGGACGTAACCTTCGTTTGTATAGTCCACGAACTCGTATGAACGGCACAATAATCGAGTGCGTTGCTTATAATACTGCTGGTTATGCAAAAGATCAATCTATTTTAATTGTTCAAGGCATTGATCCACCAGAAGACGAATTTAAAAGAAATGGCAAGGTAACGCCGGTTGAGAGCGGCAACGATGATAACTTTTCGTCAATTGAAACGAACACTGTCGCAATTATCTTTTTGATCGTAGGAATATTTTCAGTTATTATCGTTTTCTTTGCTGTAATACCCGTTTGTTTCAGACCAGCATGTCGCGAAGTTATGGACGTCAACGGTCATAAAATCCCGCAGCCAGATGTTTATTTTGAACCAAAAGATCGTGTTTTACCGCCAGTCCCTAGCGAAGAACAGTACGCATCATGGAGAAGATCAGTGGCGGTCCAAGTGTCCGATACGGGAGGCGATTTAGATTCGACGTACGCTGAGGTTATGGAAGAAATTGAAGACAAAGAACTGTCGATTATATACTCTCGTAaatctatttatatttaa